Proteins from one Penaeus monodon isolate SGIC_2016 chromosome 39, NSTDA_Pmon_1, whole genome shotgun sequence genomic window:
- the LOC119597696 gene encoding TBC1 domain family member 31-like has translation MRGQVVLDEVSGDIWPDTFNLQSLKSATKLSCLLEVIGTGGIQPSALSSNSKFLAVVTQGEDGSNRLFIIHLEEKRFYLLKRMAKPCTALLFHPYMENMLFLATAATKIYRINADDGSVVIMEGHTSPVKGIHSGSRSPLVLSYNTDEVFLWSWPSLTLTNKLRLEDRVAVVWAGHVWQRDELVVCFINGSLLLWPSQDLSTQRTIEPPSGLEFDFTAFALSSGGEWIVGGGKSHLMVTYSLVGRRVSQVVQLPSSCNSVYQASFLPPVHPRFCQVLAILNTTGVLNIIDFTSMTKLKTVRSQRFNIDSVSVSEDGNFLAVSYANSITKMYPVSALFPDDPKNAELRNIKKRDIEFKIIEKMEVPERKEEEGEKDKKKQEKHKELKELLDRNKWYPILVEFKSYPEKYRSLIWVSMLELPRNYLVFSTLLDKGMHSAFEGLKEVLKLSDGSLLKTLQGTLSCLAHWAPFLSSVEYLPELIFPFVKFFHSNRLLCFEVSVTFILNWCRLWFEFWPKPSVTVLTVIERLICEKDPVLLAHLMKLQVTAEDYAWSLLTNAFSRVLSNEDWLVVWDHILSNPPSFLPCVAAAFTIKSRHTLLTCEDAQDVKTYYSQEAWISVKHIIDKAYFIYQNCSAETLPKELFGELKPMPKGGLPIFNIGPRDAREEERGKVERKLRNLSLRTEALKRNQSKGTEDASRLVEKEEMVYTIGRKDLEKQEEECLNSILNLRKRHLATAELDTS, from the exons ATGCGAGGTCAGGTAGTTTTGGACGAAGTGTCTGGTGATATCTGGCCAGATACTTTTAACTTGCAGTCTCTCAAGTCAGCAACAAAATTATC ATGTTTGTTAGAGGTTATTGGCACTGGGGGAATTCAGCCATCAGCCCTGAGCAGCAACTCTAAATTCCTGGCTGTTGTGACCCAAGGGGAGGATGGGTCAAACAGACTCTTCATTATTCATCTTGAAGAGAAAAG GTTTTACTTACTGAAGAGGATGGCAAAACCTTGTACTGCCTTGTTATTTCATCCATATATGGAAAACATGCTTTTTCTTGCTACTGCTGCAACTAAGATTTATAGAATTAATGCTG ATGATGGCAGTGTGGTGATCATGGAGGGACACACATCACCTGTAAAGGGAATTCATTCAGGCTCTCGGTCGCCACTTGTGCTAAGCTACAACACTGATGAGGTCTTCTTGTGGTCGTGGCCATCCCTCACCCTTACCAACAAGCTGCGGCTGGAAGACAGGGTGGCTGTGGTCTGG GCAGGACATGTTTGGCAGCGGGATGAGCTGGTCGTGTGCTTTATTAATGGCAGCTTGCTTCTCTGGCCTAGCCAAGACCTCTCTACACAGAGAACCATAGAACCTCCAAGTGGACTCGAATTTGATTTTACTGCCTTTGCGCTCTCAAG TGGGGGGGAGTGGATCGTTGGAGGGGGGAAAAGCCACCTGATGGTGACCTACTCCCTAGTGGGCCGCCGAGTCTCGCAGGTTGTCCAGCTGCCCTCCTCATGCAACAGCGTCTACCAGGCCAGCTTCCTGCCGCCAGTGCATCCCAGGTTTTGTCAA GTGTTGGCTATTTTAAACACAACAGGAGTACTTAACATCATTGATTTCACAAGCATGACAAAGCTCAAGACAGTTCGATCTCAGAGGTTCAATATTG ATTCAGTCAGCGTGAGTGAAGACGGTAACTTCTTGGCAGTGTCGTATGCAAACAGCATCACAAAGATGTACCCAGTCAGTGCCCTCTTTCCCGATGACCCTAAGAATGCTGAACTCCGCAACATTAAGAAGAGGGACATTGAATTCAAGATCATCGAAAAGATGGAAGTgcctgagaggaaggaggaagagggagagaaagataagaagaaacaggaaaaacacAAGGAGCTAAAG GAACTACTAGACAGGAACAAATGGTATCCTATCCTTGTGGAATTCAAATCATACCCTGAAAAGTACCGAAGCTTAATCTGGGTGTCCATGCTAGAGTTACCACGCAACTACCTTGTGTTCAGCACACTGCTCGACAAGGGGATGCACTCGGCCTTCGAAGGGTTAAAGGAGGTGCTCAAGCTCTCAGACGGATCGTTACTGAAGACTCTTCAGGG CACACTCTCCTGCTTGGCTCACTGGGCTCCTTTCCTGTCAAGCGTAGAGTACTTGCCGGAGCTCATCTTCCCCTTCGTCAAGTTCTTCCATAGCAACCGGCTGCTGTGTTTTGAGGTTTCTGTGACATTCatct TGAACTGGTGTCGCTTATGGTTTGAATTCTGGCCTAAACCATCTGTCACTGTCTTGACTGTGATTGAACGACTGATCTGCGAGAAAGACCCAGTCTTACTTGCACACTTAATGAAACTCCAAGTCACAGCTGAAGATTATGCCTGGTCATTACTTACAAATGCCTTCTctagg GTTCTTTCCAATGAAGACTGGTTAGTAGTTTGGGACCACATCCTCTCCAACCCGCCTTCATTCCTGCCCTGTGTCGCAGCTGCATTTACAATCAAATCCCGCCACACTCTACTGACCTGTGAGGATGCCCAGGATGTGAAG ACCTATTACAGCCAAGAAGCCTGGATTTCAGTCAAGCACATCATTGACAAAGCGTACTTCATATACCAGAACTGTAGTGCTGAGACCCTTCCCAAGGAACTCTTTGGAGAACTCAAGCCAATGCCCAAAGGAGGCTTGCCCATCTTCAACATTGGGCCAAGGGATGCTCGCGAAGAAGAG AGAGGTAAGGTAGAGAGGAAACTGCGAAATTTAAGCCTGAGGACAGAGGCTCTGAAGCGTAATCAGAGTAAAGGTACTGAGGATGCATCTCGTCTggttgaaaaagaggaaatgg TATATACGATTGGAAGGAAAGACCTCGAAAAGCAAGAGGAGGAGTGTCTCAACAGCATTCTCAACTTGCGGAAAAGGCATCTTGCAACGGCAGAACTTGATACATCTTAG